One genomic segment of Pleurodeles waltl isolate 20211129_DDA chromosome 11, aPleWal1.hap1.20221129, whole genome shotgun sequence includes these proteins:
- the LOC138265961 gene encoding gastrokine-1-like produces the protein MTALIVVAALLGVCLTQAFAVQTVDIDAVQKVAYLKTEEGLNSRVTVLDYNLGVVATRLLSNQICVVMMMNREVIPTLEQLTQETQNPLRPQLSYSLMNTPMKNSALFGRQVEQLCAGVPSFYAEETERATFVACETIITIMGVTICTSITVC, from the exons ATGACGGCCCTT ATAGTGGTTGCAGCCCTGCTGGGTGTCTGCCTGACCCAAGCCTTCGCAGTTCAG ACAGTGGACATTGATGCAGTTCAGAAAGTGGCCTACTTGAAGACCGAAGAAGGCTTGAACTCCAGGGTTACTGTTCTGGACTACAACTTG GGAGTTGTTGCGACACGGCTGCTGTCCAATCAGATCTGCGTTGTGATGATGATGAATAGGGAAGTAATTCCCACCTTGGAGCAGCTCACACAAGAAACCCAG AATCCTCTCAGGCCACAGCTGTCCTACTCTCTTATGAATACACCGATGAAAAATTCTGCATTGTTTGGGAGACAAGTGGAGCAGTTATGTGCCGGAGTACCTAGCTTCTATGCAGAAGAAACAGAAA GAGCCACATTTGTTGCATGTGAAACCATCATAACTATCATGGGTGTCACCATTTGCACGTCTATCACAGTTTGTTAG